attccagtctctgaagaataacaaataaaagagaagcgagaaacattggcttctgggctgacatgtcgataattttcaagttccctcacaacttcttttcaccacaagtgtgccctctgagcatctgacagatttgtaataataaagttcactgaagttaaccccCCTGTTCAGCAGGGTTAGTGTCAAGATGGGATACCAAAAGAATAAACCCCTCattaaacagaagcatctgaccgaaaatactattaacgctaacaaatgcgaactcagcaaggtacagattttgttagcttgctttatgcaaaacaaatgttgatgcaaaagcaaataactattgatacatagtttttagaaagagcagaaggaagtttccgggacggtcgatcgagaataaaatatttacgaaatgaaaacaacattaattttgaaccgtcaatatagaatataaaaagttacgatcagcgacaaacattttgggagatttttgctacgttaaaataaatcgcaaaatcgaaagtgacatggccgcagcgggcgccgtgattaagttaccgcgacatgtttactcgccaaacagtgaagcatctgtgtcaaatgatggcaagataccgggtttttgtaagtttctttttctgtcaagtgttataaagtttgacaatgaaatgagcgaagtcaaaagaaagatcacaatcgcccaactcttgtttactctccaagacgcgtacgacgttatttatctccaggtaatttcatcattttggaaatagcagctactttattattcatctgcgtcacaatttttcactgattttggggctcattttgttgaaactcaagcacgcttccaacaggcctgtgaacccttcctgcttacagagcaatactaaaaaacttctcccatatcacatttcaaccttaagctcggaaattcaatacacaacatgatattataattcacaaaggcagaaaataccacagaatccttttccagcgaaaaatgtattgaaacaaacaacatatttgctcttagaggcgaaaacttcttcctatttcattgcgtgcgtgaagacaagaaactcaatcgtgtcaaattaccatgtacttcaggtaaatacagctcactttgatttcggctcgacgggcgatagattgttgtcgaagcccattactcgtcgcttttaagattccaccgcctgtcttgttcagtatccaattgacttgccattattgagcttcataagggtatattttgtccaaagatccactaaaacgtcattcgcgttacatgactttcgacgccattgccggttaagttaatccttctactgtgtccaccagagaaatctacgcatttcccactaccctctcgatcctaagaaaatacgaagagggtagtttctaaagaaactgtggtgctgcgtcggtggggaagtagtatacaaaaatttggtaatatcaacggagttgataatgtaattggccaccgtacaaagattatgaaagctgacgtttcgagcgttagcccttcgtcagagcgaataggcgcagaaggctctatgctcaaagacaccacttagcaggggagtgacaggcaagacttttacagacacggaaaaaaaaaaaaaagaaaaaaaagaaaaaaaagaaaacaaacaaactaaacacaGACCccaactgggtttgccatactggcaacccagtaaaaatattACCGCTTTTTGGCGTTgacgttgccgtagccgtcgtcgtttcttgcAGTCAAGCTAAGTCACGGCTAACTACTTGGTGCCAAGTCACGCTTGATAagcagttttgaaatttgaactgagtATTCAAATCTGCGTGCCAGTTTTGATCTTTGCCATCGAGATTATGAATTCCCGTTgatatttccttgatatatcgcAAATAGTTCGCTATGAACTTTCCTTTTAATGTAAACTGAAACattgtttgaaaagtgaaaactatttcaagcgtttgatgaattattgttcagttattgtgcGTTTTTTGTATCAACTTTCggaaaaatcttcaagattccGTTCAAATCTCGTAAGCTCCGAACAGGAATTCAGATGGTGCGGGATATTGCTGGGGAATTCTGGTCGTTTCATTTGGTGTCCCTATTTTCAAGGGAGTAGGGTACGGGAGGGGTAGGGGTGGGGGTGGGTGTGTATGACTTTGTTTCACCCTTTATATATGACACATTGTTTGACTCTTTAACGTGTCTCGTGCAAAGCACAACTCTCTTCGTCACGTACTTTTGATATGGCCAAAATTGAGGCCTCTTTAGTCGTTATTTcagtattttcttctttccttgtGGGAAGTGTCCTGGCCTCTTCAATAAGCGGCCTTTTTGTGAAGGAAACGAGAAGCGATAAAccactttcttcttctttatcaTGGGATTCGGAAGCCGGAAGCTGCCTGAAGTTGAACTGTTCACTTGCAGTGAACGCTAGTGAAGCTGCGACGTTCCGAAGTTtaatggttgaaaaaaatgccaTTGCTATCTTCATGTTCGTTACTGTTGGAAGCAAAACGGGTGTAAGAGGAAATTACGAGCTGAAAAAGCACTTAAATCTTTCCTTTTCTCAAATTCAGAATAAACAGAAGTGGGCTTGGTTGCGAAACCAACGAGGAAGATTTCTGGCAACTTTGCCTTACGATTTTGATATTCTTTCGCTGACAACTTTGACAAGAGAAACCTTCAGTGTGAATCTAAATATAACTTCAACGCCTGTAGAATGTTTTGCAAACTTGTCCGGTGATTGTTTGTCGAACTTGATCGCTAAAACTATCGTGGATAACTTGACTGGACGTGTGGGAAGTGTCTGCATGCGAAAAGTAAATTTCAAGGATTGGGATAAACTGAAAGGTGGGGGGTATGAATGTTGTGAACAGAAAAGCAATTCCTCATTCTTTTGTGGCGAGGAAATTAAGGATAATCTATGGGTTGAGATAGCCATATGGTTGTTGTGGGCATCGTCAATCGTGTTTGGACTTTTTGCACCTCTACTATTTAAGTACTTACCCAAAGGGTTCAAAAGAGGACCCAAATTAAGATCAAGGGCAGTTTTTTCCAGAACAGAATCCGAAATGTCAGATTCAGGGGCGTCAGTGCTAGACATGATGGCATTAAATTCACGTCAGGTCTTGTTTGCATTGGATGGAGGAATAGTGGATGTTCTGCGGGAACAAACAGAGTCCGTTTTTCTGTCAAGATTATGCCGCTGCCTTTTTGTTATATTGTTAAGTTCTCTTCCTCTTCTGCAAGGATGTATTTATGCATACGTGAAAAAAGAAGAAGTGGGAATATCTACGGGAAAGTTGCTCGGTGTTGGAGATGCATTTATCACCATGATTGAGAGTGGTGGGCAGTTTGCATTGGGTTTGGCATATTGCTTTTGCATTGCACTCATCTGCATTGCAATTGCAATCCCTAGAACCTTACCTGACTTTGCTAGACGGCTTTCAGGGAGAAAAGATGAACGCACATTTCTTGGATTCATTAAACCTGAAGGGTTAGTGGCCTCTTCAGACCAGCGAGGATTCCAGCTCATGTATGAAAACATGGTTTTTCATCTAAACTGCCTTTTTAAGGTCAAGTTTTGGAAGTTTGTCTTCTTAATTGTAACCTACCCATTACAGAAGTTGTGTGGACTGGATGTTTTTGAAGAGGATGCTGATTTTGGCTCGAATGCGGATACATCCGAGAATGGCAGTGGCAATGAACTATGTTCAAAGATTTGTACAGGAGTCTTACTACTCCTATTCTTTCCTCTTTGGGCTGTACTCATCACAACAGCTATTCTTCTATACATTTTTCCAGTTAGTTATGTGGCCTTCCGTATTTGGAAAATGCTGTTTCGGATTGAGGTCCAGTCACCGTGCTGTGAAAGAATCCCTTCTTTTATCAAGATAACATCCTTTCCCATtttgtacgttatgtttataattttttgcATTTGCGTAGAAGCATCATATTTCATGTTGGCAGTCGCCTTTACCTTCAATATTATGTTTCTGGGAGGCGTAACAGGTTTTACAATCATGGGCCTTCTATTTTACATAGATGTCTACCTTCCTTATATTGTTCTTGGTGTATGGATTGCCATATACAGCATAAGGGGTGTAAACAAATATTATGCACAGTTTACAAAACTGAAGACCACTGTTTTTGAGGAGTGTGAAAACTATGATAATATCACAAAAGCAGAAGCAAACATTCGAGATACCTTCCGGGGCCCGATCGCTGGAGAAAGGCGAACAACATCAATATCTTTTCTTTCAAGATCAAAGTCAGAGAATTTCCTTGTGTCTGTTGATGAGTATGGTGTTCCTAGCATCCCCCTGGATATATTCCTTGCTTCATCTCATCAGCTTATGCCCTTCAAACGAATCTTCCTGGCAAAACTTTTGAAGGTGATAGCTCTTGGAAGCTATCTTGTGGTGGTATTTTTATTTGTCATGTCACTGACAGAGTATAATGCAGCTAGCACCGTTGTCCAAGCATTAGCTGTTTTTCTGCTGGGTGGGTTGCCTTTGTTTGCTTTCCAGAACTCAAATCATACATCCCAAGCAGAAGAGATCAGAGCAAAGAGTTATGTGAAAGATTTCATCAAACAATATGCCAAGAGGACATTATAAGCTACCATATACTGTGTGATGTGTGttacaaaatgtaaatgatcagGAAAGGAGACAAGCCATGCACGCATGCAATGTTCATCAACTAGTACAACCGGCATAAGGCTGAGGGGATAATAGTACTGACAGTCAAACCTCAATTATCCGGATCTCCATtatctggaatttttttcttaagatGTACAAGAATGATTTTTCTACCAGTAAAAACATcctttaaaattgccaaatgAAGCAGAAGTGCATTCTACTCTTCTTTAAAGCAAAGTTAGTTTAATATTTTTTGCATGTACCAGAACTTGAATTTAGAGATTTTGCATGCAGTTTAGTGGGAACTAAAATACTTTTTTGTAGGATAATTTATCACAATACACTGTACACATGTATTAAATTGGGCTGTTTTTAATTGAATGCATTCTGCTTCGATCTCATTAATtatcatattttcgattatctgGACTATTTACTTGCTGTCCCAatgagtccggataatcgaagtTCGAATGTTATGTATAAGTTCATTGTATAGCTTTCCACAATATTATTTTTcagagtgaaaaaaaattaatattgtttcgTGGGTCTTCATTGTTGTGCATTTTATTTTTGATGCACATATATCCAAGCTATTAAAATGGAAAAGACCATTTCATAGAAAGAGACAGTTATGGAGTATTTGAACAAGAATGAGAAAATTGTTAACTTTGGCAAGTGCCTTTTTCAGAAATCCTTTGATGTTCCAGACTTCAAAATGATACTTGCATgggattaacccattgactccaaaGTGTGAGAagtgacagattttactctgtttaacaccagacaattttactcataaATATTGGGGCAGTTTAGGACTGAATGGggggtgaggctaaatcgcatgtgtgggtgggtgggttgtgggtaggtgggtcgtgggtcgtgggtcgtgtttgtttgaagataaaaaaaaagatatatattagctccctcagtgctcggtgCAAATTTGTCTAAGGTCTTAGCTataggtcttgtctgtttcgagaatttccagtcgttaataaaaaaaaggattagggttaggttagggttagggacccaCGACCAACGACCCACAACCCatgacccacgacccacccacccatgcCGATTAGACACTCTCTGAATGGGCTTAAAACAGAGTATAATCTATCAGTCTGGCTCTCAGGACTGAATTAGGTTAACCTTGTAATAGTCCTTTtcacaaatttacaaatttagCTTGCAGTCGTTATGGCTTGACTGATGATCGCCATACTTCATGAAAGTAATCTCAAATATGGAAGTGCTTTTTGAGAAGAATTCTCGCTATCCACAACCGGAAGGCAAAAGTCTCAGTAAAAAAACTTGTAGAAATGTTTTATTGATCAGAAAATCAACTGCAATTTGAGTTTCCAGCAATCCCAGATTAGCTTGAACTAGACCCAGTAATGGGATGCCAATTATCAGCATCTCTGAGGGGCACCGTTTTACAGAAATCAGTAGAGACATTATTTTCTCACTATAGTTTATTGCTATGTTATCCTCTCTAAGCCTGCAGGCAATTTCATCAGCATTATTGTaccattaatattattatttaatcaAGTCTCATGGACACTAAATGATTATTTTCTCTGATTAGTAGGGTGgataaaataatgtttaagaAGGTTTTGTACCATTTTCGTCTTGTATATGATTTCGTAAGGTTATATGGTTGCTGGGAGAAAGTAAATTGTGCatagaaataatattattgttcaggCTGGAAAAGTATAATATAACTTATGAAGCATTATTTGTCTTGCTGAATATTGGCTtttataaaaacaatgcttccTGTTGTTCCTATGGAAAATCCATTGTCTTTGGCCAGGAACCCATGGTGAAGAgtgaacaactcccatactaaacGTGTCACAGCATTTTTACAGATCGATCTATTTTAAGACTACCTTTCTTGCAAAatacaaaggcagttccggtgcAGTGACGccatgacgtcaagttagtttcttgtgattgattGGTCATCAGGCTCCTGTGAGGCCCATTTGCaggaaattcaatccaaaaataaatcggtctgtgacaGGAACACAGGCCTGTTGTTTGCTCCTTAGTCAGGGGGTCATGCTTTGTCTTTTTGCTCTCTCGATCAATTTGGACTTTGCAACTTTTCCTCATTACGTTAGTCATGCATGAGGTTtttgtaataatgataatgataatgttttATTCAGCTcatattgttgtttacatttgatttgaaattctTAATGAGGTTTCGGtagcattttagtttttttttc
The Montipora capricornis isolate CH-2021 chromosome 10, ASM3666992v2, whole genome shotgun sequence genome window above contains:
- the LOC138019994 gene encoding uncharacterized protein, which codes for MAKIEASLVVISVFSSFLVGSVLASSISGLFVKETRSDKPLSSSLSWDSEAGSCLKLNCSLAVNASEAATFRSLMVEKNAIAIFMFVTVGSKTGVRGNYELKKHLNLSFSQIQNKQKWAWLRNQRGRFLATLPYDFDILSLTTLTRETFSVNLNITSTPVECFANLSGDCLSNLIAKTIVDNLTGRVGSVCMRKVNFKDWDKLKGGGYECCEQKSNSSFFCGEEIKDNLWVEIAIWLLWASSIVFGLFAPLLFKYLPKGFKRGPKLRSRAVFSRTESEMSDSGASVLDMMALNSRQVLFALDGGIVDVLREQTESVFLSRLCRCLFVILLSSLPLLQGCIYAYVKKEEVGISTGKLLGVGDAFITMIESGGQFALGLAYCFCIALICIAIAIPRTLPDFARRLSGRKDERTFLGFIKPEGLVASSDQRGFQLMYENMVFHLNCLFKVKFWKFVFLIVTYPLQKLCGLDVFEEDADFGSNADTSENGSGNELCSKICTGVLLLLFFPLWAVLITTAILLYIFPVSYVAFRIWKMLFRIEVQSPCCERIPSFIKITSFPILYVMFIIFCICVEASYFMLAVAFTFNIMFLGGVTGFTIMGLLFYIDVYLPYIVLGVWIAIYSIRGVNKYYAQFTKLKTTVFEECENYDNITKAEANIRDTFRGPIAGERRTTSISFLSRSKSENFLVSVDEYGVPSIPLDIFLASSHQLMPFKRIFLAKLLKVIALGSYLVVVFLFVMSLTEYNAASTVVQALAVFLLGGLPLFAFQNSNHTSQAEEIRAKSYVKDFIKQYAKRTL